Within the Pygocentrus nattereri isolate fPygNat1 chromosome 28, fPygNat1.pri, whole genome shotgun sequence genome, the region catttaagaggttaatacAAGGGAGACATGCTAGTTTGGGGTATGCAGAGTattaaaaactaattaaaactGTATACAACTTTATAACTTTTTACTGTGCCTCATGGAATAGTTTTCACTACATATTCCCACACTAAATTAAGATTTCAACAAATGTACATTCTATCAGATACATATCGCTTGGCTCAGTCATCATTACCGTCTACCACTCACAACTGGATCTACAACTCTAGCTCTGCTTCTAGTTAGTATTATGATCGTTTTTGTTTCCCCCTTGTGGTTAGTGGAGAGCACCACAAGTGAGTGCAGGACTGAGCTGAGCATATGCACTGTGGTTGTTAAAGAGGAATTATTAAGtcatttatatgtaaataaaatctgcattattaaatcatccatccatccatccattttctaagccgcttctccgtcagggtcgcggggggatgctggagcctatcccagcagtcttcgggcgaaaggcaggatacaccctggacaggtcgccagtccatcgcagggcagacagacagacagacacagacagtcactcacacactcacacctaggggcaatttagcatgtccaattggcctgactgcatgtcttttggactgtgggaggaaaccggagaacccggaggaaacccacgcagacacggggagaacatgcaaactccacacagagaggaccctggccgcccggccggggaatcgaacccaggccctcctcgctgtgaggcgacagcgctacccaccacgccaccgtgccgccccattattaaatcatttagatgtaaataaaatgagagcggtttgatgtgaaacagtcTTCAGGGACGGTTTTGCCTTGCAACAAAaactctttagatgtctggttgtcatcaccactgtggacaatCCTGACTTGACAAGTTTCCCTAGAATGGAGAGTTTCACATCGAAAccacattactgtttacatgtcATTTAGTTATGCAAAGATTTTCAAAAATTAGAGGAATTCTTTAAGACAGAATTCATTAACCTTTAACTACTAATAGTTACCAAGTAGCAGAGGCTGCTACATGAGCCACTGGGGTTCAGAATCAAAAGGTAACTTTGGAGGAGGATTTCACTGATTTTACGGCaactgttaagatgtaaacaaactagCTCAGattggtctgatgtgaaatttgACATACAAGAGAAACtaagaattgttcatagtggtgctgataggaaccagaagtcagaagtgtttaatgcctctaaaagctccctcacagcaaGTTAGCAGTACAGTGGTTATAAATATGGTGTCCGATGCTTGAAACAttgttttgtgttattgttttgagAGGAAAACTTTTTTGCCAGATTTTCATCTACTTTCATCTATAAAATATACtattttttctctatattttgtgtatatttaatatatttccatttgttttttatgttctacttttacttatttatgttCTGTAGggtgattatctgagcctcaccacaagcatttcaatgcataaatgtccggACGTGCAAATGACAAAGTTGAAACATCATTTTCATCATGACATATAAAAAGGTCTGAtcattctggatagtaaataaatgggTAAAATGTGTGCTGTAGACATTACAACCTATGGCTCCCATCATGTCTTAGAAATCTTAGGTTTCtttacaattaaccatttcacatcatacCACTCTCCACTATGTTTAACAACTGAAATACAGAGAAACTTTAAGAAATCAGTGGAAGTTCCTTTTAGCTGCTTAAACCCCCAATTCAGCTCGCTAGACAAGGATTCAGCTACTTTACCACACTGCAAGATCAGAACATATTACAGAGAGCTCAGCCAGGAGAAAGTAGAAGAAGAGTCAGAAGAAGAGCTGGTACAGTCATACTGCCATTGGAGCAAACTGTACATATTGCGCTGTACCCAACTCTTCAAGCAGTAACGTTAAGGGAAATTAATGCAGGCAAATCTAGCACGTCTGCAAGATTCACGACTGGTTGCCGCTCCTGGCCTGGAGGCCCATTAGAACAGGAATAACTGCAAGTGAGATATTTTTATCAAGGTATGGAGAGTGTCAGACTCATCTTGCGTGTACACACAGCAAGGAGTAGACAGTGACAGGCTGAATGAGCTAATTATGTTAGCACTCTGTGCTAACTCCATTTCACCCAACTGAGCCCCATATTGCTGTTCATCCGAGTTACCTCTGGCTGCTGACTGGAGAGCAGTTCCCATGTCCCTGACAAAAAACACTGGTTAAAACTTAGTGGCCCACAGTTACTTCTAATACTACACAGACTTAGACACAATGATGCCAAGAGTtttgaatgaataataaatgtatTCTTGATCATTTTCCAAACGTAGCAGGTATTTGCCAGTCAGGCTTCAGCCCAAATAAGTAAACAATTCATAAAGAAGCAATGTTTGAATATAACATGGAATGAGgaaagagcgagaaagagacagaaaaaaatgagagagaaagaggagactAAGATTtatgtacaaatacatacaaaatcaaATCAATCTTTCTCCCACACAGAGGAAGATATGCTGGTAGAAGAAAGGAAAAGTCAGAGATGGCAGAACAGGTCTGTGTGCATACAGAAACTTTAAGAGCACAGGTGGGTTGGTTTCTCTATAAACAGGTTTGTCAGTCTCTCTCGCGCACATCTTGCTTGCGTGAAATGCGTAATACAGTACGGCGATGATGTTGGTTTGGTAAAGGTTTTTTTCCTGGTGCACTCGTTTAACCGTTGGCAGAAGTGTAGTAGTAGTGTGGGCTCATAAGAGCAAGCAGCCGCTCCTCTTCTTGCGCTTGCGAACCTGAAGCGCCGCCCTGGTGGCCATTTCAAACACCTCCCGCAccccttctttagttttagcagaGCACTCCAGATAGCCAAAAGCGCTGATCCTGTTAGCCATgtctctgccttcctctggcTTCACCGGCTCCTGGAAAACATGCACAAAGCACACATTTATGTACACATGCATCCTTACGCTTGTGTGGTTTTACACTGACTCTACCCAAGGCCCACTTTATGGTGAAAACCTTTTtctggtatttatttattttttgtccacCAGCAAAGTACTATTTCTCTGGAACGACTTAATACACAGTTATACAAGGACCAGAAAAATAGGCCTGAGAAAAATCTCTTCTTTTCAAATCAAAATGAGGGAAACCATCACTGACGAATTTAGCAAGCCAACCATAAGCAGTATTCTTTCACTTGAGGCATCATCCATCCTCTAGCCACTTTAGAGAAAGAAATGCTTTTGCTTCTTCAGCTTTTATGTTCTTTTCCCCCCAGAAAAGTACTTCTTATACAAAATAACTTTATGACCTCATTAAGGACATTATATGCTTTTCTAATAAGAACAATAAGATGTCTGATCCCTATACTCCACCAGAGTTGCATTTGGGTCAAAGATTCTCATCTTTTTAGCCAAAGCGAAAAAGCAcagaaagactactgcagctggcTAAAGCTGTACACTGGACGTGAAGCGCTGTATCATGCTGGCTGGGATTTCTGGTGCTGGGTAAGAGACAGTACAAAGCGCTGCTATAGAACAAAGGAAGAGTCACAGAAAAGCACCAATAAGCAAGAAGCTTGGGTTAGTTTTACACTCTACATGCATGGATTTAATGGAATGAAACATTCAACATAAATTATTGAATTTGTCAGGTTTTCTATCAGCTATCTAACTCTTTACAAACTTCTCTTTATAAACGTGCTGTTTTCGAACTAAAGGTATGCGGTAATGCAAACATTTTTAGCTGAATTTAAAACAGATAATAGTATTTGtctatattaaaattattagcTTGACTGTTCTATATGCAAATTTCAGGGCACACATCAATAAGATGAGTGGTAGCGTCTTACTATTAGAACTGGTGTAAGGTAGTCTATAGCTTTAAAattccaatttttttggaaGAGGGGGGGGGCCTTATAAATTTGAATGTCAATTTTGAATATGGCAATTCTGCCATTTTAGAGCAcgatttctattcatttgcagACGTTAACATATTGTGGGAAAAAATTTTATTTCCAATGTGCCATAATGTTTCAATAGGCCAGGTCCtttttacaatatgttatattcagcaaataaacagtaattgtgcattaaaccGTGCAtgattgtgttctctgtagcgGATGTGtgatgtacttattttcactgagaaaatcaacaaaacatcatttgaccaagggtcaaatatttaaaacaaacactCTTTCAAAACATGATGCAACTCCTAAGGAGAGAAGTTAAGCTTTCCTTTAACAGGAAACAGCTGCATTTCCACTTCCTGAAGTGGGTGTTGGAGACAGGAAGTGCCTCAGGGTCTGCTTTTCAGTAGAATAGTCAACAAAAGAGCATCTGCTATTATTTAGAATAAACTACCAGCTATTGCCATGACaacacacaaaaagacaaacacacagagttTGACTCATCCACTCTGTCAGCTGTGTACCTGCTTCATCTTTGCCAGCTCTCTGCGAGTGTGTTCGTCATTGCGCAGGTCTTTCTTATTCCCCACTAGGATGATTGGAACATTGGGACAGAAATGCTTCACCTCTGGTGTCCACTTCTCTGGAATGTTCTCTGTGTGACAGCATATTACAAAAGCATTGTCAGAGCTAGAGTTCACAGACCTCAGCAGCATATCATCACTATCTTatcattgttttcttttcattttttttaaataccagTTGAAAACACCAGTCAtttatgttatgtaatatttcaagttgAACTTACTAACAGATATGGTCCAAaactaggtttttttttttcaagccaGGGGAGTCCAATCTTGTCTTTAAAGGGATGctatggctgcaggttttcagtcCAACATAGCAGAAGCATGCATGATCAGTTGTTGACGAATAAAACTGACTGATTAAACGAATCAGTTATGCCCCTGCTTTCTTGGACTGAAAACTTGTAGCCATTCTGGCCCTTTGCAGACAAGATTGGACACCCCCATGTTAAGCCATATTATTTTTGGAGATGAGGTTTAGATTGCCATCAAGTCATTCAAGTTATTTCAGCATCAAAAACGcagaaaacatttgtttaccagagaataacattaaaaatataaataagtcTCAACAACAATGTTTACGGTATTTTGTGTTGCCActgttacagcttccattcttttcaggatacTTCTGTCAGAATATTTTCCCAagcctctaaagttcagtcttagaagctgttTCTCATGATCATagcaatcccaaacacaatcagtgatactgaggttttgactctggggtggtcagtccattgttatgagaacaccagcagtttctttgttctttctttttcttgtttttctatttctttttctcactgctTTTggttttccattgactttcccCTTGCATCAGGTTGCCAGTGGAtgatcttacatctaatctcagaactatcttctgaaaaatgaataactttgactggaaaaaatataaatgatccCTTGGGTCAAATGGACTACATGAACAGCAATGATACAAACAAAGGCATTATAACACTGTATATTTCATGGTAATTGTGAAGTACCTAAACTGTCTGGGCTGTCTATGGAAAAACACATGAGAATGACGTCTGTGTCGGGATAGGATAATGGCCTCAACCTGTCATAG harbors:
- the rhocb gene encoding rho-related GTP-binding protein RhoA-D, which encodes MAAIRKKLVIVGDGACGKTCLLIVFSKDQFPEVYVPTVFENYIADIEVDGKQVELALWDTAGQEDYDRLRPLSYPDTDVILMCFSIDSPDSLENIPEKWTPEVKHFCPNVPIILVGNKKDLRNDEHTRRELAKMKQEPVKPEEGRDMANRISAFGYLECSAKTKEGVREVFEMATRAALQVRKRKKRSGCLLL